GGTCGCGCCGTGCGACCAGTTCAATCGCGGCAATGTCATCGCGATGAACTCGGTGTACAGCAACATGCTTGGCGCTATCCTCACCAGCTGCCCGGTGCAGCCGCCCACGCTCCACATTACAGCCGCCGGCGCGAGCGAGAGTGTCGGCGGCAAAACGCTGCCCAACGCCACTGTCGATATCTTCTCCGACGACAACGACCAGAGCCGCACCTATGAAGGGACTGTTCAGGCCGACGCCGCCGGCAACTTCACATTCGCGCCGCCCGCAGGCACCTTCACCGGCGTGAATGTGACGGCAACCGCCACCGACAGCGGCGGCAACACATCGGCGCTGGCGCAGCATGCACATCTGCTCTGGACACTCATGCTCTACCTGAGCGGCGACAACGACCTCAGCAAAGTCATGTCCGATCTAGTCGATCGGATCACGGCTGATGGGCCGAGCCGGCGCGCGAATGTGATCGCGCTGATCGACGGCCGGTCAGGTGCGCGGGCGCGCGGCGCGCTCTACGATCTTACCCGCGGGCAGCCCACCGAGCTGGCTCTGCCCGCGCAGATCGTCGACAGCAACGGCGAGCTCGACATGGGCGACCCGCTTACGCTCGAGACGTTTGTCGGTCTGGTGCGCGCCAACTACCCCTCGCGCTACACGCTGCTCTCGATCATCGATCATGGCGGCGGCTGGGCGCCTAGCAGCAAAGATTACATCCCCGGCGCCACGCCACACCACCGCGGCTGGCTGGCCGGCAGCAACGGCCTGAGCTGGGATTTCAACCCCGGCAAAGGCAATGGCGATTACGACTACCTCGATAGCCCCGAGCTGCACCAGGCCTTCGCGGCAATCTCGCACAACGGCACCAACAAGCTCAACATCGTATATTACGATGTGTGCCTGATGGGCATGATCGAGGTGGCCTACCAGATCAAAGATTACGCCGGCATTTTTGTGTCGTCGCAAAACATCGGCTGGGCGCCCGACGGCCCACAGAACCGCTATGTCCGGACGATCCAGGGAATTCTGCCAACCACTACGCCGCACGCAATGGCTACGCTGCTGGTTCAATCGTACCGCGACTCGCTGCCTGTGCCGGCAACCGGCAAACCGTTCGCGCACCCGTATACCATCGCGGCGGTCGAACTTGCCAAGCTGCCGGCTGTTATCGCCGCGACCCGCCAGCTCGGCATCGCTATAGCCCAGCGCGTCACAAACGCTACAAAGGCGGCAGTGCTGAAAAGCGCCTACGATAGCACGCAGAAGATCGACTACGACAGCGATTTCAAGATCGAACCAACCGACGGCTTCGTCGACCTGGCCGACTTCGCTGCGCACGTGGCCGGCCAATTTAACGACCCGGTGATCAGCCAGCATGCCAACGACACGATCGCCATGATCAAGGCAGCGGTTTTCGCCAAGCAGCAGCAGAGCGGCAACCCCTGGAAATATCCCGATCGGCAGTGGAACCTGGATCACGTCAACGGTCTGTCGATCTTCTTACCGCTTGGCGAAGACTTGATTCTGCCGGTTGCACCCGTGCTCGCGCAGCCAGGCCCAACTAGCAACCTGTATTTACGCGATACCTACACCAACACCCAGCTGCTATTCGTTAACGCGAGCGATTGGCGCGCGCTGATCGAAAAGTATTACCGGATCGTTCCAGTGCCAACCAGCGTGATCACTCACCCGGTCGATGGTCTGCTGGCAGCCGATATCACGCCACCGACCACGATCATCACCGTCACACCTGGGCTGGCCGGTCTGCGCCAGAACCAGCCGGTGACGATCGCCTGGTCGTCGGTCGATCGGCAGATGAATAGCGACGGCAGCACCACTGGCGCAGGCGTCGGCGGCGCGACGCTGTGGTACTGGCCGCCGGGCGGCCAGTGGGGCGTGGCCGGCACCGACAAAACGACCAGCGGCGAATTTCAGATCACCTTAGCGGCGCCCGGCTGCCATGCTTTCGCTGTGCGCGCGATCGACAACGCCGGCAATATCGAGCCGTTCCAGTCGGGGCAGAACTACTTCTTCGGCACACTGCCGGTGGGAGCATGCCCGGCCGCCGTATACCTTCCGCTCGCCGTGAGTTCCAGCCGCGTGCGGAACAATTCACAACGTGAATTGACACCTTGACAGGCTGTTTGAAAGGGTGATTTGGGGCGACTTGGCCCTTCACACTCCCGGCTCTTCAGACAGCCCATGCAGATTCACTGGTCTGTCGGCTGCGGCCCAGCGGTACTGCGTGGTTATTTGTTTTCGGTTTTGTGCTCGTAGCGCACAAATCGAAAACAGTAGAACATACGGTACCATGCTGCCGCAGGCAAAACCACCGACCGCAGAGCGTACTCTACGTCCGCGTTCGTCCGTGCTCGTCCGCGTCCCAACCCCGTCAGTCTGAACAGGTACCAACCATGTAAGCCATGTTATTTGAGTGAGATGGCGGCAGCATCATATGGTACAATGGCTGCCGTTCGCGCGTGCGGCGGTCGCTCGCGCCCGAGCATCGAAGGTGCCTATGCCACGCGCATCGACGCCGCCCGCAGTCGTGCTCCCCAGCTTCGAAGTCAGCCTATTCCGCACCAACATCGACGAGCTGAAATGGTACCTCGCTGCGGGCGCTGGTGCCTGTGCCGCCGCCCATCCAGCTGAGCGGCCAGCCCGCCGATGAGTTCCCGCAAACTGTGCGCGTGTTCTTCGACGATATGACCCGACGCCTGGGGGCGCTGCGCGACTCGGGCAAACAGCTGCTGCTCGAGGCCGACGACCCATTCCTGCTGACCGAGCTGGCCAACCGCCCGGCGCTGCGCACGCTGGTGCGGCTGGCTACGGTTGGCGAGCGCCCGGCGCTGCTGGTGCCCGACGAGGATGAGGCCGCTGTCCGCCGCCAGCTCAAAAAGCTGGGCTACCTGCCGAAGAAGGCCTGAGGCGCGGCCAATGCGCCTTCGGCTGCAAAGCACTACCAAGGAGCTGTTATGAACCCTGCCGACACGCTCACGACCCTGTTTAACCACAACCTATGGGCCAACCTGCGCCTGCTCGAACAATGTGCCAAGCTGACCAGCGAGCAGCTCGACGCCACCCTTTCCGGCGGCTATGGCTCGATCCACGCTACCTTGCAGCACATCGCCACGTCCGAGCAGTCGTACTTCGCGCGCATCACTACCGGCCTACCACGCCGCCGGCCGGGAGACGCCCCACCCATGACGATCACAGAAATCGTCGAATCGCTGCGTACCACTGGCTCCGGCCTGGTGGATTGGGCGCCTAAGGTACTGGCCGATGACACTGTGCAGGTCGACTGGGAGGGCACGCCGCGCGATGTGCCAAAGACGATCATCCTCACTCAGGCGATCAACCATGCCACCGAGCACCGCGCCCAGATCATGGCGATCTTGACGCAATTGGGGATCCAACCACCCGATTTGGATAGCTGGTCGTATTTCGACGAGCTGGCGCTATAGAAAGAACTCAACCAACATGCTCGACTCGCGCTTCTTCTTGAATCCTGCCGCCGCCGCATACACCGCCCCTGCCCCGGCCGGCGACCCGCTGGCGCTGCACCGGCTGCTGCCGGGCTACGCGCCTACGCCGCTGGTCGCGGCGCCGCAGCTGGCCGCCACGCTCGGGCTGGGCCAGGTGTGGGTGAAGGACGAGTCCGAGCGCATAGGCTTGCCGGCCTTCAAGATCCTGGGTGCGGCCTGGGCCACCGCCTGCGCGCTGCTGCGCCGGCTTGGCCAGGCTGAATTGGGCTGCGGCAGCCTGGCCGAGCTGGGCGAGCTAGTGGCGCCGCTGCGCCCGCTCACACTGGCCGCCGCCACCGATGGCAACCACGGCCGCGCGGTCGCGCATATGGCCCGGCTGCTCGGGCTTGGCGCACAGATCTTCGTGCCACGCGGCACCGCCCAGGCGCGCATCGACGCAATCACCGGCGAAGGCGCAGCAGTGACGGTGGTCGACGGCGGCTACGACGCGGCGGTGGCGCGCTCGGCGGCGCTGGCCGGCCCCGGCTGCCTGGTAATCTCCGACACCTCGTGGCCCGGCTACGAGGATACCCCGCGCGATGTAATCGCCGGCTACGCCACGATCTTCCACGAGATCGACCGGCAGCTCGCCGATATGGCTGCGGCACCGCCCGATCTCGTACTAGTGCAGGTAGGCGTCGGCGCGCTGGCGGCCGCGCTGGTGCGCCACTACCGCCGCGCCGGCAGCCCACACCGGCCGCAGCTTGTCGGCATCGAGCCAACGCGGGCCGCCTGCGTGCTGGCCTCGCTCCAGGCCGGGCAGATCGTCAGCATCCCCGGCCCGCAAGACTCGATCATGGCCGGGCTGAACTGCGGCACGCCTTCGCTGGTCGCATGGCCCGATCTGTCTGCCGGCCTCGACGCGCTACTGGCGATCGACGACGAGCGTGCCCGCGCGGCGATGCGCGCCCTGGCCGCCGATGGTATCGTCGCCGGCGAGACGGGCGCCGCCGGTGCGGCTGGCCTGCTCGACCTGTGTGCCACGGCCGCGCTCGCGCCGCTACGCGCCGCAATCGGGCTGGCGCCCGGCGCCCGCGTGCTGCTGCTCTGCACCGAAGGCGCCACCGATCCGATCGCATATCGGCAGATCGTCGGCAGCGCGGCCGTGCTATAACACGGGTGCTAGGCTGCTGCGCGGCTCAAAGCCGCGTTTTCACCTGCGGCAGCATGATACGTGTCTATCATTCATTGTCACGAGTTACGCGGTTGCCCGCGTTTCGGGTAATTGCTGCCGCAGGCAAAACCCACCGACTGCATACATCAATATAACGTGATCGAATAGAGACAAACGCCATGCGCCTGCGCCTGATCATCGCCGCCCTTACCCTGATCGCTGCGCTGCTGCTGCTGCCGCAGTTCCTCTCGGACTACGCTCAAGACTACGCGGCCGCGCGCGCGTGGCTGCACGGCGCCGACAGCAACGGCCGCACTGCCGACCTGCTGGCCGAGTGTTGTGCCGCCATGGCGCCGCTTTACGGCGGCATGCAAACGGCTCACCCGCCCTTCGCCACCTTGCTCGCGCTGCCGCTGGCCTGGCTGCCCTGGCCGGTCGCACGGCTGGCCTGGCTCGTGCTCTCGTGGGCCGCGATCGTCGGCGCCTGGCAGATCGGCCGGGTCGCCCCAGCGGTGTGCGCGGCCACTGCCAGCTTCTGGATCATCGCGCTCGGGCTAGGCACCCACGAACCGCTGCTGTTCCTGCTGCTGGCGCTGGCACTGCACCTGGCCGAACGCCGCCCGCGCGTGGTTGGCGCCCTGGTTGGCCTATGCGCGGCCATCAAGGTCTACCCGATCGTGGTGATCGGTGGGCTGCTGGCGGCGCGCCGCTATGCCCAGGCGGCTATCGCGCTGGCGACGGGTGCGCTCGCGCTGCTGCTGTGCGAGCTGGTGCTCGGGCTGGGCGTCACACGCGGCTGGCTGCGCTTCGTGCCGATCAACACGCAGTTCTATGTCGACAATATCGGCAACGGATCGCTGGTGCGGCTGGTGCGCGCCGTGGTGCCTGGCGCGCCACCTACGCCGGTGGCGCTGGCTGTGCTGGCCTTGCTGAGCTTGCCGCTGCTGCCGCGCCTGCGCCGCAGCGACTGGCTGCGCCCGCTGGTGCCGGTGATGCTATTGGGGTCGCCGCTCAGCTGGCGCCACTATATGGGCCTGGCCGCGCTCGACCAGCTGGGTTGGGCCGAGCAGATCGCGCTGGCGCTGGCCGGCCTGGCCGCGCTGCTGATCGGCATGGGTGTGTTGCCGGCCGACAATATGGCGCCGGTGGTGCAGGGGCCATTGCTGATCGTGCTGATCTGGATGTGGTACCGCGCCAGCCGCCCGGCTGCGGCCATTCCATCGGCCGCGCCGCAGCAGGCCGCGCCGCTGCCCGAGGAGCGCTAACGCACTGTAGCGAAGCCTACTGCACGCTGGCGTCTGCCGGCTGCACACTGCACGCGGCACGCTCGCTCCGCACCAGGTAGGCCAGCAGCCCAACATAGATCACCAGCCCATAGATCGCCGGCGTGAGCAGCAGCAGCCCAAAGCGCACATGCAGCGTATTGTACAGCCACGGATTCCAATCGGTCCAGGCCGGCGGCCAGCATACCAGTGCCGTGCCGACGATCAGCCAGGCGCGGATGCGCCGATCGTTGTTCAGCTCAAGATAGCGCAGCACCGCCAGCAGCGGCATCAGGAGCACCACGAAGGTATACGCGCCATTCGAGGGCGAGAGCAGCATCATGCCGCATAGCCACACCCCGAAGCGCAGCTGCTCGCCCAGCGCGCCGGCCGCAGCACGGCTGGCCCATACGCACACCGCCAGCACCGCCAGGCCAGATGCACCAATCAGCATGCGCGCCAACCACGGCGCGTGCATCAGCGCTACACCGTAGTCGTTCGCTATCAGCAGCCGGCCCCAGAAGCCAAACAGCGAAATATTGTGCTCGCCGAAGTACGGGTAGTCGCGCCCGAGCACCACTTTGTTCAGGTAGTTGATGTATGGGCCGGCACCATGTAGCAGCAGCGAGAGCGCTACAATCACCAGGCCGGCCGCAACACCACGCCCCAGCACGCCGCGCCGCCGCAGTGCGAAGTAGCCGGCCAGCGCCGCCGGGTAAATCTTGATCAGCGCCGCCAGCGCCAGCAGCGTGCCGGCCAGCCACGAGCGGCGGCGCGCCAGCGCAAAGCTGCCGATCATCACCAGCGCCATGAGGATGCTGATCTGGCCCAGCTGCAGGCTTATGCGTGTCGGCGGCGCGATCACCAGCAGTAGCGCCAGCACGCCCCAGTAGCGCCGCGCCAGCGCCGAGCGGCTCAGCCGGATGCAGACGGCGAGTAGCAGGCCTAGCAGCAACATATTCACACCAAACCAGGCCAGCTGGCCCTGGCGTTGCGTCAGCCAGCCAAACGGCACGATCGCATATGCAAATAGCGGCGGGTAGACGTAGGCAATCGCTGGTTGGTTGCCGCGAATCAGCGCGTAGGGGTCGCCAAACTGCACGATCGAGCGCGCGCCCTGCCAGTAGTACTGAAAGTCGTCCGGGTCGGGCGCCAGCGTCAGGAAGATCAGCGCCAGCCAGGCCAGCGCCAGCACCAGCGCCACGGCATTCCAGAGCCGCACGCGCCCGCTCGTGGGGCGCCAGGATGTCGCTACGATCGGCTGCTTGGTCATTGCCATATCAGGGTTGTTGGCTCATGAACAGGAGTTACGCGGTGGTGCGTGGTGTACCGGCCCGTGCCTGCGGCAGCTATGGTACGCTACTATCTTCGTGTACGCCGCACCTTAATCGAAACGTACCGCGCTGCCGCAGGCTACAAACGCCGGCTGCGTACGTTCTGTCATTAAACAATCGAAGATCCCTATAGTGCGCGATCGGCCAGCATACCGTCGCGCACAGCCCAGAGCTGGCACGCCAGCAACACGAGCGCGCCGCTGAGCGGTAGCAGCTGCACCACCGCCAGCAGGCCCGACGGCGCATGGTACGCCAACGAAGCGGTGGCGATCAGAAAGTATGCACCGGCCAGCCAGGGTGCCTGCGGGCGCCGCATGCGCGAGAGCGCGTCTAGCCAGGGCAGGTACAATAGCACAAAATAGTGCTCCCAGATCACTGGCGGCACGAGCGTAAGCATGGTCATGCCGAGCGCGAACGCACGCGCCGGGTCCGATTTGATCCGCCACGACCCCAATGCCACCGCTCCGATGATCGCCAGCCGGATGGCCAGGCTCAGCTGTTCGGCAGGGCCGGCACCGATCGACATGTTGCGCAGCACACTCGCGATCGAGTTGTTTCCAGGGCTGTTCTGCCCCAGCGCGCGCTCCACACCAGGCAGCACCCTGGTGATATAGAACCAGCCTTGATCCCAGCCAACCAGCGCGAAGCTTCCGGCCAACACCACCACGGCTGTCAGCCCGGTTACGGCCAGGCAGCGCCAACGCCGCTGTAATACCAGCGGGCCGATCAGCAGCAGCGGGAAGATTTTGACCGCAATCGCCAGCCCCAGCAGCCCGCCCGCCGCCGTGTCGTGGCCACGCCGCAGGCACCACCAGCAGCCGGTCAGCAGCAGCAGTAGCATCAGCTGTGTCTGCCCCCAGAACAGGTGCGATTGCACCGGGGGGAAGTTGATCAGCGCCGCGATCAGCACCGGCAGCCACACGCGGCCAACCCGCTCGCGAATCGGCGCCGCTAACACCGAAAGCAGCAGTCCCAACGCCGATAGCCAGCAGATCAGCGAGCAGGCCGCCCAGATCCACCAGGCGAGCTGGTAGGTCGGTATCGGCAGCAGCAGCAGCGCCACCGGCGGTGGGTAGATGAACTGGTAGGCCCCATCGCGTAGCAGGTTGAAGTCGGGCCGGTACAGCGGCACTCCGGCGCGCAGCCGCAGCGCCCCGTCGAAGTACGAGACCAGGTCGGCCACCGGGGCGTCGGCGCGCTCGATCAGCGTCTGGGCCACCTTCGCGGCGAACAGCAGCACCACCAGTACGGCAAACCAGGCCGCAATCCGGCCCAGCCGATCCTGCCGTATACCATAGCTGCCGCGCGGCTCTTGCGCGCTGGTCTGTTCCATGATTTCTGCTCACAATTCCGATTGGCAAGCATGAATTTCGTGTGATAACCAGAAATGCGATTGCATCGTCCCGACGACCCACAACGACACAGGCTTCTGGCGGCACGCGCGCACAGCACCGGCCGGGCTATTGGATGCGCCGCTGCTCGGGCATAGGTGTTGCCGGCACTGCCGGCGCAGGTATCGGCGCCGGCTGCGGCCCGCCCGCCAGCATCCACGCCGCCAGCAGGTGCCCACACAAGATCCACGGTAGCAGTACCAGCGAGGTGCCATTCGCCAGGTCGAGCTGCATCGGCCCTTGCAGCACGCCCGCCAGCGCCAGCCCGGCCAGGCTCCAGTTGTTGGGGCGCGGCCGCAGCACCGGCATCAGCGCAACCATACTGTAGAAGCTGGTCTGCGGGAACGCGCCTGCCGCCAGCCACCACTGCCAGCCGCCGCGCCGGCTGCGATACCACAGCCAGGCTGCCAGCCCGAACAGCACGACGCTCGGCCCCTGCCAGGCGCCCATCTGTAGAATGCGCGCGCGGTAGGCCGGCAGCGCAGCCAGCCAGTCGGCCCAGATGCCTGGGTTCGCCAGCGTCGGCGGCAGGGCCAGCAGCAGCGTGCCCAGCGCGATGCCGCCCAGCAGGCGCCAGCGCTGCGGCGACTGCCGGTCGTGCCAGAGCAGCCACAGCAGCGGCAGCAGCGCGGCCTGCGGCTTGGTCATCGCCCAGGCGAGCGCCAGGCCCCACAGCCAGCCGCGCCTGGGCGCGCGCGCCGCCGCCCAGAGCACCAGGATGGCCATGAACGTGCTCTGGCCCTCGAACAGGTGCAGGAGCAGCGGCGACCACAACACCAGCAGCAGCTGCGAGCGCTGGGTCTTGCCGATCAGCACCCACCACAGCCCCAGCTCGAGCAGTGTCCACACGTAGTAGCCCAGCCCACCCAGCGGCACAAACAGCGCCAGCCAGGGCAGCGCGGTGGGCGGGTAGGCAAACGCACCAGCGCTGAATGAACCGAACGTGGCCGACGGCAGCTGCGCGTAGGGGTTCTGGCCGCTCAGCCAGGCCTCGGCCCCAGCCATAAAGATGCGCCAGTCGATCTGAAATAGCGTATCGAACAGCTCCGACATGGTTCGCCCTTGCTACGATTAGCGCACTCGCTGATACATCACATACCCGCCGATCGTGCGCAGCTCGCGAAACACGCCGCGATCGATCGCCGGCTGGTACAGCTCGTTCTCGCGCGCGAAGCGGCCGACCACCAGGTACTCAGGGTCGGCCACCAGCGGGTCGTAGGTGATCCGAGGCTGCTCTTGCAGCAGGCTGCGGCGATTCAGCTCGACATGCAGCTGGTCGGGCGGGTAGTGGTAGCTGCGATTCAGCAGAAAGTGCAGCTCGGTCTCATAGGTCTCGATCGTGCCCGGCCCGGCCTGGTTCAAGAGATCGGCAACCGCGAAGGCGCTGGTGTCGCTCGCCTGAATGTAGTTGCGGTTGAGCGTCATCAGCGTGAGTGACACCGCCAGCGCCAGCAGCACCAACAGCACCAGCGTGCTGGCCGCTTGCCAGCGCCGCGGCCCGCGCACCAGCTCGCCGGCACGGCCGAGCGTCGCCTGCAGATCGAAGCCGCAGGTCAGGTCGTGCAGCAGCAGGGCGGCAAACAGGCTGCCGAAGAATGTCGCCGGGAACATATAGCGCGGCACGCCCACCGAAAGCAGCACGTACCAGGCCAGCCAGCTGCCGGCCAGGCCTAGCATCGCCAGGCGCACCAATGCCACACCTAGCGGTGCGCGCTCCGGCTCGGCAGGCCGAAGCTGCCGCCAGGCGGCGTACGCCAGGCCCAGCAAGGTCGGCAGCCCGACGATCAGCAGCAGCTGCAGCGCGAACAGCCGGTTGAACGGCGTCAGAACCAGCGCAGTCACCGAGTACAGCCCGTCGATCGGCACCACCGGCAGCGTGTGGCCGCGCAGCCCTAGCCGGGCCAGCGGCGGCAGCGCGCACGAAACCAGCACCGCGCCGATCAAACTGGCGCCAAGCCAGGCGACAAGATCCCAGCGCCGCCGCAGCGCCACCACAGCTATGGGAAGCAGGAGCGACACACAGTAGAATGGCAGCGCCTGAGCTTTTGTCACCACCCCAAGCCCCCAGCCGAGCATGGCCAAGGCCCACCAGCGGCGCGAACGATTGAGCGCGAGCAGCATGCTCAGGTAGCCCAGCAGCATGTAGGCGAACATCGGCGTCTCGGCCAGCACCTGCCGGGCCATGATCAGCGGGTGCAGCTGCGGGTGCATCGGCATCAGCAGCGCCACGAACAGCGTGCCGACCGCAATGCGCCGGCTGTACAGCCTGGCCGCCAGCGCGTACAGCAGCAGCAGCGCCGCCGCCAGGAACAGCACGCCCACCAGCCGGCCCTGCCACACACCCACGCCCAGCAGCCGGAAGCTCAGCGCCACCGGCCCGGTGACGGTGATCGCCGCCTCGAGGCCGGGCGGCGCCGGCTGGCCATCCAGCAGCCGCCCGTAGAAGCCGCGCTCGGCCCAGTTGCGCGCCACCGATAGCGTCCAGCCTTCATCCCACCACATGGCCGGCCCGGCCAGATTCCACAGGCCAGCCAGCAGCGCCAGCAGCGCGATCACCGGGCCGGCCCAATCGCGGCCACGTGGGCGTGCCAATGCGACTTCAGCCTGGGATACGTTCATAGATCTTGTATGCGCCATAGCTGCGAATCAATCGGTATGACGGCGAACCTGGCACCATGTCGTAGAGTCCCCACATCTCACCGAACGAGCCAATCACAATATAGTCGGGCGCACCAGTCAGCGGCGCGTAGTCGATCGGTATGTCTTGCTGCAAAAATGTGCGGCGGTTTAGCGCGACATGCAGCCGATCGGGCGGGTAGTGGTAGGCCCGGTCGAGGAAGAAGTACAGCTCGGTCTCGTATGTCTCGATCCGCGCGCCTGCGGGCGTGGCGCTGTTTAGGAACGCGGCCGTCTCGGCCGCCGCCCGCTCGGGCGCAACGGCGTAGATCGCCTCGAGCACCTGCAAGCCGCGCGGCAGCGTCACCAGCGCCAGCGCCAGCACCAGCAGCGTGCCGATCGTCGCGCGGTCGAGCCGGCGCGCCGATAGCGCCGCCCGCAGTTGTCGCCCGGTCGCAGCCAGATCGAAGCCGTTGGTCAGGTCGGCCAGTAGCGCGGCGACAAACAGGCTGGCGACGAACAGCGCCGGGAACAGGTAGCGCACGAAGCCAACCGACAGCGCCGCAAACCAGGCCAGCCAGCTGCCGGCCAGCAGCAGCAGCATGCAGCGCAGCAGCGCCTCGGGGCTGTCGATCTGCAGCCTCTGGCGCAGCAGCCGCCATGCGGCATAGCCCAGGCCGAGCAGCGCCGGCATCCCACCCACCAGCGTCGTCTGCAGCGCGGCCAGGCGTACGCTCAGCACCGGCACCACTGCGGTAACCTCGACCAGCCCTGGCACCATAACGACTTCTGGCGCGCTTCCGCCCACGATCCACCGCTGCAGCAATGGCAGCAGCTCGACACATACGCCGGCGCCAAGCATGCCAGCGCCGATGAGCCCAGCAAAGCGCCAGCGGCGCTGCAGCAGCGCCAGCGCCAGCGGGGCCAGCAGCGACAGCGCCCAGAACGGCACGCCCTGCAGCTTCGTCAGCAGGCCCAGCCCCCAGAACAGCATGGCCAGCGGCAGCCACCCGGCCGAGCGACGCAGCGCCTGCAGGAAGAACAGGTAGCCCGCCAGCAGGTAGCATAGCATCGGCAGCTCGGCCAGCACCTGGCGGCCCAGCGCGAGCGCGTGCAGCTGCGGGTGGATCGGCGCCAGCAGCAGCACGCCTAGCGTCGCCCACGCGACCCGCCGGCTATACAGGCGGTCGGCAAGCTGGAACATCAGCGCCAGCGCGCCGAGCATGCACAGCGCGATCGGCAGCCGGCCCTGCCACACGCCCACGCCCAGCAGCCGCAAGCTCAGCGCCACCATGTCGGTCACTGGGAAGGCCGCCTCGAGGCCGGGCGGCGCCGGCTGGCCATCCAGCAGGCGCCCGTAGAAGCCGCGCTCGACCCACGTGCGCGCGACGGCCAACGTCCAGCCTTCATCCCACCATGGGCTGGTTGCATCCAGGCCCCACAGCCCGGCTACGAGCAGCCCAGCCACGAGCAGTGCCGGCGCAAGCCAGTGACGCAGCGCGCTCACTTGCGGGCCTCGTCGCTAATGCTGCTGCGGCCCAGCATCGCCGCCCCGCCCAGAAGGCTGATCGCCAGCGCGATCAGGCGGATGAGCAGCGCCGCGCTCAGCCCAAGCGCGGCCGGAACGCCGTAGGCGCCGAGCACCACTACGTACACGCCCTCGACGACGCCAATCCCGTTAATCGCGATCGGCAGCAACAACGACAGGCTGCTGAACACCACCAGCCAGATCGACACCGGCCACGGTGCGGCAATACCAAGCGCCAGTAGCACCGCTGCGTTTGCCACCACAATCGCCAGCTGGGCCGCGACCGAGAGCGCATAGGCCGTGACGAGCCGGCGCAGCCACTCGGCCAGCCCCCAGGGCGGCAGATCCCAGCGCGCGGCCTGGCGCCGCACGGCGGCGCGCCGGCTCCAGCCCAGCAGCGCCACGCCGATCACGCCCAGCGTCAGCACGCCTCCGGCTGCAATCGCGCCGGGCGCCGATAGCCGGGCGGGCAGCCCTAGATCGAACGGCAAACCGCCAATCAGGCCCAGCCCAATCAGCGCGCTCAGCGCCACCAGGCCCATCCCTCGATCGAGCACCACTGCAAAGAGCGCTCGCCCAAGCGGTACCGCCCGGCCCGAGAGCCCGGCCCGCACCGCGT
The sequence above is drawn from the Candidatus Kouleothrix ribensis genome and encodes:
- a CDS encoding DUF2029 domain-containing protein, producing MAMTKQPIVATSWRPTSGRVRLWNAVALVLALAWLALIFLTLAPDPDDFQYYWQGARSIVQFGDPYALIRGNQPAIAYVYPPLFAYAIVPFGWLTQRQGQLAWFGVNMLLLGLLLAVCIRLSRSALARRYWGVLALLLVIAPPTRISLQLGQISILMALVMIGSFALARRRSWLAGTLLALAALIKIYPAALAGYFALRRRGVLGRGVAAGLVIVALSLLLHGAGPYINYLNKVVLGRDYPYFGEHNISLFGFWGRLLIANDYGVALMHAPWLARMLIGASGLAVLAVCVWASRAAAGALGEQLRFGVWLCGMMLLSPSNGAYTFVVLLMPLLAVLRYLELNNDRRIRAWLIVGTALVCWPPAWTDWNPWLYNTLHVRFGLLLLTPAIYGLVIYVGLLAYLVRSERAACSVQPADASVQ
- a CDS encoding DUF2029 domain-containing protein, with translation MEQTSAQEPRGSYGIRQDRLGRIAAWFAVLVVLLFAAKVAQTLIERADAPVADLVSYFDGALRLRAGVPLYRPDFNLLRDGAYQFIYPPPVALLLLPIPTYQLAWWIWAACSLICWLSALGLLLSVLAAPIRERVGRVWLPVLIAALINFPPVQSHLFWGQTQLMLLLLLTGCWWCLRRGHDTAAGGLLGLAIAVKIFPLLLIGPLVLQRRWRCLAVTGLTAVVVLAGSFALVGWDQGWFYITRVLPGVERALGQNSPGNNSIASVLRNMSIGAGPAEQLSLAIRLAIIGAVALGSWRIKSDPARAFALGMTMLTLVPPVIWEHYFVLLYLPWLDALSRMRRPQAPWLAGAYFLIATASLAYHAPSGLLAVVQLLPLSGALVLLACQLWAVRDGMLADRAL
- a CDS encoding DUF2029 domain-containing protein; this encodes MSELFDTLFQIDWRIFMAGAEAWLSGQNPYAQLPSATFGSFSAGAFAYPPTALPWLALFVPLGGLGYYVWTLLELGLWWVLIGKTQRSQLLLVLWSPLLLHLFEGQSTFMAILVLWAAARAPRRGWLWGLALAWAMTKPQAALLPLLWLLWHDRQSPQRWRLLGGIALGTLLLALPPTLANPGIWADWLAALPAYRARILQMGAWQGPSVVLFGLAAWLWYRSRRGGWQWWLAAGAFPQTSFYSMVALMPVLRPRPNNWSLAGLALAGVLQGPMQLDLANGTSLVLLPWILCGHLLAAWMLAGGPQPAPIPAPAVPATPMPEQRRIQ
- a CDS encoding glycosyltransferase family 39 protein, which codes for MNVSQAEVALARPRGRDWAGPVIALLALLAGLWNLAGPAMWWDEGWTLSVARNWAERGFYGRLLDGQPAPPGLEAAITVTGPVALSFRLLGVGVWQGRLVGVLFLAAALLLLYALAARLYSRRIAVGTLFVALLMPMHPQLHPLIMARQVLAETPMFAYMLLGYLSMLLALNRSRRWWALAMLGWGLGVVTKAQALPFYCVSLLLPIAVVALRRRWDLVAWLGASLIGAVLVSCALPPLARLGLRGHTLPVVPIDGLYSVTALVLTPFNRLFALQLLLIVGLPTLLGLAYAAWRQLRPAEPERAPLGVALVRLAMLGLAGSWLAWYVLLSVGVPRYMFPATFFGSLFAALLLHDLTCGFDLQATLGRAGELVRGPRRWQAASTLVLLVLLALAVSLTLMTLNRNYIQASDTSAFAVADLLNQAGPGTIETYETELHFLLNRSYHYPPDQLHVELNRRSLLQEQPRITYDPLVADPEYLVVGRFARENELYQPAIDRGVFRELRTIGGYVMYQRVR
- a CDS encoding glycosyltransferase family 39 protein; translation: MSALRHWLAPALLVAGLLVAGLWGLDATSPWWDEGWTLAVARTWVERGFYGRLLDGQPAPPGLEAAFPVTDMVALSLRLLGVGVWQGRLPIALCMLGALALMFQLADRLYSRRVAWATLGVLLLAPIHPQLHALALGRQVLAELPMLCYLLAGYLFFLQALRRSAGWLPLAMLFWGLGLLTKLQGVPFWALSLLAPLALALLQRRWRFAGLIGAGMLGAGVCVELLPLLQRWIVGGSAPEVVMVPGLVEVTAVVPVLSVRLAALQTTLVGGMPALLGLGYAAWRLLRQRLQIDSPEALLRCMLLLLAGSWLAWFAALSVGFVRYLFPALFVASLFVAALLADLTNGFDLAATGRQLRAALSARRLDRATIGTLLVLALALVTLPRGLQVLEAIYAVAPERAAAETAAFLNSATPAGARIETYETELYFFLDRAYHYPPDRLHVALNRRTFLQQDIPIDYAPLTGAPDYIVIGSFGEMWGLYDMVPGSPSYRLIRSYGAYKIYERIPG